A genomic segment from Nocardiopsis sp. Huas11 encodes:
- a CDS encoding RDD family protein, giving the protein MNVPPYPPGHAGDVPPGAHRPPRPAGPDAAGPDAAGPAGTGGPGGPGGPRPDAAHTAAAASGAPAAGEGPYPLAPWTSRALARLVDLVVVGLPALLVALVLSLAVVGLRAVGAGGYRGDHFASLLAVVFFVVHTGYETVSVALWRQTLGKRVVGLKVAPVAAAGRLAPIPAGAVTARAALYGLPVLLLPLPGWLWWPVFLAALVCIGGMAYWDRPNRQGLHDRIAGTVVLKVGR; this is encoded by the coding sequence ATGAACGTTCCTCCGTACCCGCCCGGCCACGCCGGGGATGTGCCGCCCGGCGCGCACCGGCCGCCGCGCCCGGCCGGCCCCGACGCTGCCGGCCCCGACGCTGCCGGCCCTGCCGGGACCGGCGGCCCCGGCGGTCCTGGTGGCCCCCGCCCGGACGCCGCCCACACGGCCGCCGCCGCGTCCGGCGCCCCTGCCGCGGGTGAGGGCCCCTACCCGCTGGCCCCGTGGACCTCGCGCGCCCTGGCGCGCCTCGTCGACCTCGTCGTGGTCGGCCTGCCCGCCCTGCTGGTGGCCCTGGTGCTGTCCCTGGCCGTGGTCGGCCTGCGTGCGGTCGGTGCGGGCGGCTACCGCGGCGACCACTTCGCGTCCCTGCTCGCGGTGGTCTTCTTCGTGGTCCACACCGGCTACGAGACCGTCTCGGTCGCGCTGTGGCGCCAGACGCTGGGCAAGCGCGTGGTGGGTCTGAAGGTGGCCCCCGTGGCGGCGGCCGGCCGCCTGGCGCCGATCCCGGCCGGCGCGGTGACGGCCCGCGCGGCCCTGTACGGCCTGCCGGTGCTGCTGCTGCCGCTGCCCGGCTGGCTGTGGTGGCCGGTCTTCCTGGCCGCCCTGGTCTGCATCGGCGGCATGGCCTACTGGGACCGGCCCAACCGGCAGGGCCTGCACGACCGGATCGCCGGCACGGTGGTCCTGAAGGTGGGCCGCTGA
- a CDS encoding Rieske (2Fe-2S) protein: MSRRRLLGTAGAAATVTAVSACGGEPPDPQEVRRGQVIGQTTDVPVGGGTVFSHSKLVVTQPEEGDYRAFSAACTHGGCTVQEVDEVIGCLCHGSEFDVATGEVVTGPATEPLQGFTVTIDGTDIILD, translated from the coding sequence GTGAGCAGGCGGCGCCTGCTCGGAACGGCGGGGGCGGCGGCGACCGTGACCGCCGTGAGCGCCTGCGGCGGTGAGCCGCCCGATCCGCAGGAGGTCCGGCGCGGCCAGGTGATCGGCCAGACCACGGACGTGCCCGTGGGCGGGGGCACGGTGTTCAGCCACAGCAAGCTGGTCGTCACCCAGCCGGAGGAGGGCGACTACCGCGCCTTCAGCGCCGCCTGCACGCACGGCGGGTGCACGGTCCAGGAGGTCGACGAGGTGATCGGCTGCCTGTGCCACGGCAGCGAGTTCGACGTGGCCACCGGCGAGGTGGTCACCGGGCCGGCGACCGAGCCGCTGCAGGGGTTCACCGTCACCATCGACGGCACCGACATCATCCTCGACTGA